Proteins encoded in a region of the Lepeophtheirus salmonis chromosome 6, UVic_Lsal_1.4, whole genome shotgun sequence genome:
- the Mrm2 gene encoding ribosomal RNA large subunit methyltransferase E — protein sequence MNCCGSEALVEKSFFSILIAVLDELKSVPKANPILIITTSTCLFFGMVGILWTLRRSSSSWIKRQSKDLYVKKAQREGYRARSAYKLIEINNKFNFIHPKMKVMECGGAPGAWTQVLTDKIHSGLIISCDLLDYEPLQGAIILPRSDFTHSKTKEVILSHLKGGKLDMVLSDMAPNASGQSEINHQKILELSYEVTKFALSHSTPGACMLTKLWDGYGTKRFIEDLKRFYVDVCVVKPKSSRKESSEIYVYASRFKGLA from the exons ATGAACTGTTGTGGCTCAGAAGCTCTAGTAGAAAAGAGTTTCTTCTCTATTTTAATTGCAGTTCTTGATGAATTGAAAAGTGTTCCTAAGGCGAATCCTATCCTAAT taTAACAACGTCAACGTGTCTATTCTTTGGAATGGTTGGAATATTATGGACTCTCCGTCGGAGTAGTTCATCCTGGATTAAGCGACAATCTAAGGATCTATATGTCAAAAAAGCTCAA aggGAAGGATACAGAGCTAGAAGTGCCTATAAACTAATTGAAATCAATAACAAATTCAACTTTATCCATCCAAAAATGAAGGTAATGGAATGCGGAGGTGCTCCAGGAGCATGGACACAAGTTCTAACAGACAAAATACATTCTGGCCTCATTATTTCTTGTGACTTATTAGACTATGAGCCCCTTCAAGGTGCAATTATTCTACCCAGATCAGACTTTACACATTCCAAAACAAAAGAAGTTATACTTAGTCACTTGAAGGGTGGCAAATTAGATATGGTTCTCTCTGACATGGCTCCTAATGCCTCGGGTCAGTCAGAGATTAATCATCAGAAAATTTTGGAATTGAGCTATGAAGTTACAAAGTTTGCGTTGAGCCATTCTACTCCTGGTGCTTGCATGTTGACTAAATTATGGGACGGATATGGAACAAAACGTTTCATTGAGGATTTAAAACGATTTTATGTGGATGTATGTGTTGTAAAACCAAAGTCCTCCAGAAAGGAATCGTCAGAGATTTATGTTTATGCTTCAAGATTCAAAGGATTAGCTTGA
- the LOC121120171 gene encoding peroxisomal trans-2-enoyl-CoA reductase-like, producing MMFNFRHLYHFFRMSIFRPGLFNGKVALVTGGGTGIGKSITRELLSLGCNVAIASRNIDKLNKTCQEFSNKFPGKIQTYVCNIRMESDAKNVIDKVASEFGTLDFLVNNGGGQFPSLAADMSLKGWNAVIETNLNGTYLMSREAYNQVFKKSGGSIVNIIAQTSRGFPMMAHTGAARAAVENLTKTLALEWSENGIRVNCVAPGPVFSKTASDNYSYDLFSSLTPKLPTKRCGTPDEVSSTVCFLLSPGASFVNGATLVVDGGSVLYSPPMYSIPDHNKQPPYSWENED from the exons atgatgttcAATTTCAgacatttatatcatttttttagaatgtcaATATTTCGACCAGGGCTCTTTAATGGAAAAGTGGCACTAGTTACTGGTGGAGGAACAGGAATTGGGAAGTCCATAACAAGGGAGTTGCTTTCCCTAG GTTGTAACGTTGCTATAGCATCCcgaaatatagataaattaaataaaacttgtcAAGAATTTTCTAATAAGTTTCCTGgcaaaatacaaacatatgtcTGTAATATTCGCATGGAAAGCGACGCCAA AAATGTCATTGATAAGGTTGCATCGGAATTTGGAACTTTGGATTTCCTTGTCAATAATGGTGGGGGTCAGTTCCCTTCTCTTGCTGCTGATATGTCTCTGAAAGGATGGAATGCTGTTATAGAAACGAATTTGAATGGAACATATCTAATGTCGCGAGAAG catataatcaagtatttaaaaagtctGGAGGTTCAATCGTTAATATCATTGCACAGACCTCTCGTGGGTTCCCGATGATGGCTCATACAGGAGCTGCAAGGGCTGCAGTTGAAAATTTAACAAA AACACTCGCATTGGAGTGGAGTGAAAATGGAATAAGGGTCAATTGTGTTGCTCCGGGTCCTGTTTTTTCTAAGACTGCTAGTGACAATTATTCTTATGATTTATTCTCATCACTAACGCCTAAGTTACCTACTAAAAGATGTGGTACTCCTGATGAG GTATCAAGTACCGTTTGCTTTCTATTATCTCCTGGTGCTTCATTTGTCAATGGAGCTACTTTGGTAGTTGATGGTGGAAGTGTACTATACTCTCCTCCGATGTACTCAATACCCg ATCATAACAAGCAACCTCCTTACTCCTGGGAAAAcgaagattaa